In Patescibacteria group bacterium, a genomic segment contains:
- a CDS encoding MazG nucleotide pyrophosphohydrolase domain-containing protein: MNTEEIQKLIREEHEKTLSEIGAIYDQDRRTLNRTVKLMEEVGELSNEIMSSMNMQRSEKMSDYKKDNISSEIADVIITALLIAENIDIDAFESVKKKMGKIKARRKKLQK; encoded by the coding sequence ATGAATACGGAAGAAATTCAAAAATTGATCAGGGAAGAGCATGAAAAAACACTTAGTGAGATTGGCGCAATTTATGACCAAGATCGCAGAACACTCAATCGAACCGTGAAATTGATGGAAGAGGTTGGTGAATTATCCAACGAAATTATGTCGTCAATGAATATGCAGCGCAGTGAAAAAATGTCTGATTATAAAAAAGATAACATTTCCAGTGAAATTGCCGACGTGATAATTACTGCTTTACTTATTGCCGAGAATATTGATATCGATGCTTTTGAATCAGTTAAAAAGAAGATGGGGAAGATCAAAGCAAGGCGTAAAAAGCTACAAAAATAA
- a CDS encoding peptidylprolyl isomerase, with amino-acid sequence MGKKARIRKEKKIEEIIDKKELVKKKRFLSNPWSEPWHRIDFWVYVVAVALIIVFPFVGGKINATLNPPARHEALITTSLGDIDLKLYDQDAPNTVANFEKLADQKFYDGLTFHRVIKSFMIQSGDPKGDGTGGPGYEFNDEINDHKIVAGTLAMANSGPNTNGSQFFIVSDQPQPQLDGKYTVFGEVLSGMDVVKSISEVATDSNDKPVSPVYINSIEIK; translated from the coding sequence ATGGGTAAAAAAGCTCGCATAAGAAAAGAGAAAAAAATTGAAGAGATAATAGACAAGAAGGAACTTGTAAAAAAGAAGAGATTTTTAAGTAACCCATGGTCTGAGCCTTGGCACAGAATTGATTTTTGGGTGTATGTGGTTGCGGTTGCGCTTATCATTGTATTTCCTTTTGTTGGCGGGAAAATAAATGCAACTTTAAATCCGCCCGCTAGACACGAAGCACTCATTACGACTTCCCTCGGTGATATTGATCTTAAACTATATGATCAGGATGCGCCAAATACTGTCGCAAATTTCGAAAAATTGGCGGATCAAAAATTTTATGATGGTCTTACGTTTCACCGAGTGATTAAAAGCTTCATGATCCAAAGCGGTGATCCAAAGGGTGATGGAACTGGTGGGCCGGGATATGAATTTAATGATGAAATTAATGACCACAAGATTGTCGCCGGCACGCTTGCGATGGCAAACTCTGGCCCGAATACGAACGGAAGCCAGTTTTTCATTGTCTCTGACCAACCACAGCCTCAGCTCGATGGAAAATATACGGTTTTCGGCGAAGTATTATCCGGGATGGATGTGGTAAAAAGCATTTCCGAAGTAGCTACTGATTCGAATGATAAACCCGTGAGTCCGGTTTATATTAATTCGATAGAGATCAAATAA